GTACCAGCCTCTGGTGGGGATGGTCGACGGGGTGGTCCGGGGCGTCGAGGCACTTGTCCGATGGAATCATCCGCAGTTCGGCACACTGGCGCCGAATCGGTTCATCGGAATTGCCGAAGAGGACGGGTCGATCGTCCAGCTCGGCCGGTGGATCCTGCGCTCAGCCTGCCGGCAGGCCCGGCAGTGGCAGATCGACCACCCGGGCGCGACCCCGCTGTTCGTCAGCGTCAATGTCGCGGTCCGCCAGGTCTGGGACTCCGACCTGGTCGCCGATGTGGCGGGCATCCTGACGGAGACGGGCCTGGCGGCCCATCTGCTTCAACTGGAACTCACCGAGTCGGCGGTGATGGGCTCTGCCGGACGCCCGCTCCAGGCGCTCCAGTCGCTGAGCGACATGGGCGTGCGGATCGCCATCGACGACTTCGGCACGGGCTACTCGAACCTCGCCTATCTGAGCCGCCTGCCGGTGTCCGTGCTGAAGCTGGACGGCTCATTCGTGCGCGGCTTCCGCTATGACGACGGGACCCACCCCAACCCCGCGGACGAGACGATCGTCGAGGCGATGGTGCAGCTCGCCCACCGGCTGGGGCTCACGGTCACGGCGGAGTGCGTCGAGACGGTCGGCCAGGCGGAGCGGCTGCGCAGGATCGGCTGCGACACCGGGCAGGGCTGGCTGTACTCGCGCGCGGTCGGTCCGGAGCGTATCGACGGGATGATCGGGGTCAGTCCGCAGGTGGTGTGACGCCCTCGGTCAGTTGGGGGTTGCGGCCGAGTCCGGCAATCCGTACGCGTCGGCGATCAGCCCGTACGAGCGCACCCGGGCGTCCGCCCCGTGGGCGTTGGATGTGATCATCAGCTCGTCCGCTCCGGTGCGCTTGCGCAGATCGTCAAGACCGGCGCGTACCTCGTCCGGCGTGCCGTGGACGACATCGGCGAGCCAGCCGTCCACGAACTCCCGCTCCAGCGCGCTGAACGCGTACGCCTCCGCCTCCTGCGGCGTCGGTATCAGACCGGGGCGGCCGGTGCGCAGCCGCAGCATCGACAGAGCACCGGTCAGAACCTGGCGGCGGGCTTCCCCGGCGGTGTCGGAGGCGAACGCGGCGACACCGATCAGGGCGTAGGGGGCGTCCAGTGCCTCGGACGGGCGGAAGCTGTCGCGGTAGAGGTCGAGCGCCGGGATGGTGTGGCGCGCCGAGAAGTGGTGGGCGAAGGCGAAGGGCAGCCCGAGCATGCCCGCCAGCCGGGCACTGAAACCCGACGACCCGAGGAGCCAGATCGGCGGCCGGGCAGGGGACTGCACCCCGCCCGCCGCTGTGGCCTGAACGGGGCCGGGGACGGCGTGGATCCGGGCGTAGGGGTGACCGTCCGGGAAGTCGTCGTCCAGGAACGCGGTGAGCTCGGCGAGTTGCTGCGGGAAGTCGTCGGCGCCCTCGCCGGACCGTTCGCCGCCGCGCAGCGCGGCGGCGGTGGCCCCGTCGGTACCGGGTGCGCGCCCGAGTCCGAGGTCGACCCGGCCGGGGGCGAGCGCCTCCAGGGTTCCGAACTGCTCGGCAACCACCAGCGGGGCGTGGTTGGGCAGCATCACACCGCCCGAGCCGAGGCGGATGCGCTCGGTGTGTGCGGCGAGGTGGGCGAGGATCACCGCGGGGGACGAGGAGGCGACACCGGGCATGGAGTGGTGCTCGGCGACCCAGTGGCGGTGGTAGCCGCGGCGCTCCGCGAGCCGGGCGATGTCCACGCTGGTACGCAGCGCCTGGGTGGCGGTGCGCCCGCTGCCGACGGTGACCAGGTCCAGGACCGACAGCGGCACGGGTGCTTCGCCCCGAGCCGTGCCCCGGATCCGGTCGTCTGCTGTTCTCGGTGCCGCCACGGTTGGGCCCCTCCTGTGTCGTCGCGCTCCATAGCCTCGGCTCCATGGAACAGGAGGGTCTCTCCGGTTATTCCGGCCGTTCCGCGGGAGCGGTTCAGCCGCCGCTGGGCTGCCACTCGTCGCGTT
This DNA window, taken from Streptomyces sp. SCSIO 30461, encodes the following:
- a CDS encoding LLM class flavin-dependent oxidoreductase, translated to MAAPRTADDRIRGTARGEAPVPLSVLDLVTVGSGRTATQALRTSVDIARLAERRGYHRHWVAEHHSMPGVASSSPAVILAHLAAHTERIRLGSGGVMLPNHAPLVVAEQFGTLEALAPGRVDLGLGRAPGTDGATAAALRGGERSGEGADDFPQQLAELTAFLDDDFPDGHPYARIHAVPGPVQATAAGGVQSPARPPIWLLGSSGFSARLAGMLGLPFAFAHHFSARHTIPALDLYRDSFRPSEALDAPYALIGVAAFASDTAGEARRQVLTGALSMLRLRTGRPGLIPTPQEAEAYAFSALEREFVDGWLADVVHGTPDEVRAGLDDLRKRTGADELMITSNAHGADARVRSYGLIADAYGLPDSAATPN